A window from Cellvibrio zantedeschiae encodes these proteins:
- a CDS encoding class I SAM-dependent rRNA methyltransferase has translation MSLPTLILNAQADRRLKLGHLWIYSNEVDVARSPLKQFEMGQQALVTTHSGKPLGIALMNPTSLICGRIINRDEKHPLNKSLLVHRFKQSLALRELTFDEPFYRLVYGDSDLLPGLVVDRFGDYLVVQIASAGMELVKNEIIEALVQVIKPLGILLANDHSARALENLPEYTEVVYGEVPEVVELVENGTRFLAPVHGGQKTGWFYDHRVNRAQLQQYVQGKRVLDVFSYIGGWGVQAAVAGASEVYCVDVSESALDFVEQNAELNGVADKITCFEGKAIEVLKHLIAEDERFDIVVLDPPAFIKKRKDQKAGEAAYRHINELGMRLLGRDGLLVAGSCSMHLGKDTLVEIVRAAGRHLDRHVQIIGQGGQGPDHPVHPAIPETDYLKAVFARVYLA, from the coding sequence ATGTCTTTACCTACCCTAATTCTTAACGCCCAAGCCGACCGCCGCTTAAAACTTGGCCACCTCTGGATTTACAGCAACGAGGTGGATGTTGCGCGCTCGCCACTCAAACAATTTGAAATGGGACAGCAGGCCTTGGTGACGACTCACAGCGGCAAGCCCTTGGGCATTGCACTGATGAATCCAACCAGTTTGATTTGCGGGCGTATTATCAACCGCGATGAAAAACATCCGCTCAATAAGTCGCTCCTTGTCCACCGTTTCAAGCAATCCTTAGCGTTGCGTGAGCTCACGTTCGATGAGCCTTTCTATCGCCTTGTGTACGGCGATTCTGATTTGCTACCGGGTTTGGTGGTGGATCGCTTTGGCGATTATCTGGTGGTGCAAATTGCCAGCGCCGGAATGGAACTGGTTAAAAACGAAATTATTGAAGCGCTCGTACAGGTGATTAAGCCTCTGGGTATTTTGCTCGCCAACGACCACAGCGCGCGTGCATTGGAAAACCTGCCTGAGTACACCGAAGTTGTTTACGGCGAAGTTCCAGAAGTAGTGGAACTGGTTGAAAACGGAACGCGTTTTCTTGCACCGGTTCACGGCGGACAAAAAACCGGTTGGTTTTACGATCACCGCGTTAACCGCGCGCAATTGCAGCAATATGTTCAAGGTAAGCGTGTGTTAGATGTGTTTTCTTATATCGGCGGTTGGGGTGTGCAAGCGGCGGTTGCTGGTGCGAGCGAAGTTTATTGCGTCGATGTTTCTGAATCTGCATTGGATTTCGTGGAGCAAAACGCGGAGCTTAATGGCGTCGCCGACAAAATCACTTGTTTTGAAGGTAAAGCGATTGAAGTGTTAAAACATTTAATCGCAGAAGATGAGCGCTTCGACATAGTCGTACTTGACCCGCCTGCTTTTATCAAAAAACGCAAAGACCAAAAAGCGGGCGAAGCAGCTTATCGCCACATCAACGAGCTCGGCATGCGCTTGCTGGGGCGCGATGGATTGTTAGTTGCGGGTTCCTGCTCGATGCATTTGGGTAAAGATACTTTGGTGGAGATTGTGCGCGCTGCGGGCCGTCATCTGGATCGCCATGTGCAAATTATCGGGCAGGGCGGGCAGGGGCCGGATCATCCTGTGCATCCTGCAATTCCTGAAACGGATTATTTGAAAGCGGTGTTTGCGCGGGTTTATTTGGCGTAA
- a CDS encoding HAD family hydrolase → MRLAIFDLDNTLIAGDSDHSWGEFLVQKKLVDAQTYAEANDRFYQQYKAATLDIHEYLSFSLAPLTQYSLDDLAVLHAEFMRELIEPMMLPKAKALLQQHRDQGDYLLIITATNSFVTHPIAAHLGVDDILASDAEIKDGRYTGKGTGTPCFQSGKVVRLQEWLKQKNYNLDDAYFYSDSINDLPLLEQVPNPIAVDADERLSKIALERGWKHISLRD, encoded by the coding sequence GTGCGTCTCGCTATTTTTGATTTAGATAACACTCTTATTGCTGGCGACAGCGACCATAGCTGGGGCGAATTTCTCGTCCAGAAAAAGTTGGTTGATGCGCAAACTTATGCCGAGGCCAATGACCGTTTTTACCAACAATACAAAGCAGCGACGCTGGATATTCATGAGTACCTGAGCTTTTCACTCGCACCACTCACTCAATATTCGCTGGATGACCTCGCCGTGTTACACGCGGAATTTATGCGGGAGCTTATTGAGCCAATGATGCTGCCCAAAGCTAAAGCACTTTTGCAGCAGCATCGCGACCAGGGCGATTATTTATTGATCATCACAGCCACCAACAGCTTTGTGACTCATCCTATTGCAGCCCACTTGGGTGTTGACGATATTTTGGCCAGCGATGCAGAAATAAAAGATGGCCGCTATACCGGTAAAGGCACGGGAACGCCCTGCTTTCAAAGTGGCAAAGTGGTTCGCTTGCAAGAATGGCTGAAACAGAAAAACTACAACCTGGATGATGCGTATTTTTATAGCGATTCGATTAATGACCTGCCGTTATTGGAGCAAGTGCCCAACCCGATTGCTGTAGATGCCGACGAGCGCCTGAGCAAAATTGCGCTGGAACGCGGTTGGAAGCACATAAGCTTGCGTGATTAA